A genome region from Anopheles stephensi strain Indian chromosome 2, UCI_ANSTEP_V1.0, whole genome shotgun sequence includes the following:
- the LOC118505660 gene encoding histone-lysine N-methyltransferase ash1 isoform X1, giving the protein MTVVKSNTTDATNPGDNVKSPLSSSSSSSSSSDSDDGSDSSSDSDSSSASTSKTSSKQSTGGGGPPEKPQQFSVMSSDSAGLRMKIAIPRSQSNATPTPSPTSLGPNHQQQQDVPPLSGAAADRRQKSGETAASETTAAAATTQVVPQNAPGSDPNGKKASTANSGTSAIGVESSSSRGRTASAQQVSTEGGSKIIHPKQHAKASDKRVHEQRARTLHSSKSTKQRSAASGNNGGGGVGRTKKSVSESDSSSPSSSFSSCTSNSDSDSSSTAGDNGKLSAGDKSTKPTVGGRSSAATSARSKSTTVATGNAIAAGKKQKILKRKKANRNVSSSSSDEEEEEEEDEHRSGRSGSKSGGAANRTNEFTSSDTSSSDEDGKRFATVRSKAKHMPNAKLSATAKGGKDGGLLTIATGGGLLLSRPPLSTSTPAKQPGAFPPSSSAGDGGLTAEGGSCSSDNELPALVSAAIRRVESGSDAESIRGLSAPTQQYTSSLLRDFVVKTQMLGTAGGNAALAGVGGSAANSAVGGGGGGASPSSSSSSSSSSGSSSSSSSSSIEEGADPVIGSAGPGPGGGPFELDVRKIKTESPVASSAGRNTPLVNGGTAGMKSDLQVPPAPVAKRRGRPPKSSLAIVPPAVAGARPSASARSVAIPTVIESPDSGILSTHSSTGSPKTDKTRPNSHTRSATGTSSLSSTRRSKSEVRGGDGPSLNAVLPAGGNTLPAPPTSSGSSTRTSSASYSLSSCLDRNTYATERVLYPPRGPKKRGVGRPPKKDSAAQQQQSAGSGRGSVNGPPPQPEDRLDPHWQKIDISKKFHEPRLSGYKSDGGHSTICCSKRLASQSGYISDYGGVGASSGRSRLSGYKSDYSTRSRRSCSRGAGGYRSDYGRAKSCGYRSDCSTRHRKQVRRKRRKKVGHQQQQQQQQQQPHQHPHEQQHHNNNLSERKNYNASSDGGGGGGSTKSASVGELEIMFMAGLTLGSTSDEDSSSTSSSTSSSSAESRESLLSDHSGIGRPESVVDKGGKRTAGRPPEKGRKGSAKEQENPKARAQRTPRKPTPPKTVAKGRVAKAATRAGIRGKSASCSSSTTPTIDRRRKSTHAKSSKEDDRSDEDVIGRRRFVGERSRSKPSQAKDPAPPPAKPSIAATASVALKQKSSALIKKPPGTRGRPPSVKKPPSASASAASAASSSGKSLGSLNALLAPKNRSTPVIPINNFDRVFASMSNSKGLQPPSGASANESQSAIYTFSSSTVGSKNAFATFLQRGASEGGPKDDTDEGGKLMTVKKLPLSKANVIKNSEECNRRFQKSSSSFALTVGGGGGIAGSVDLLARIADGTIPKASPTKSVCSKRSRRKSCTSDRLEVMSVKSYGMIGSCGKIRQRRLSTMSRCSSRSAGSRHAAARMRRRKKRLRSMSVAPGATSEMLNAGGAATASGLDLKFNVEVDRLSESFGGMCRIVGGTNESGPSVNTADDPTTATAAPPPSAAAATGSSGKAHQTKRSVKKRKASEHVTDSPSTTGAGSAAGGGGAGGTNGNGGGGGGGGTGKRRNKKSVPTQSPDDHKLPLKKRHYLLTPGEKGNNSDNNSGVDEGGAGGGGGGGGTATGAAGSGGGSSASGSFTGSHTVLNPCAFTSGRLSANAGAAGSSLSGAATKAVTPKKRHLLKSPEPGPVPIDTELQLQQIKSSNSPLTIVNGGVVGSGVGDAGSSPSEGGVSVGRKGASEFATGTGSPSSAIGHSNTGAGGGKKKHNRQQEASAATGHTGPAEAHSSAGSHHHHHHHRTTPPARPSVIQSSASVLPSGAASAGRVSSPSSSGQPPPGVFEPTVDLELVIPPPTSIPSLIAKVEMLDSPRLGKDSASAVGSGHVTTKLESDELQVLTAAQRKASSVGSGLLSTVTAPSAASEKVLEKLLTKTGAHHLLLKKKRKKPNRTGFPTVKKKKKKVPETDPPDEAVIDLKPEVGPDLFDSSNLTRHVPSEAEKSRLKEKQQHQQQQHAGKNASCDRVPKEGEPTDSFIERHTGVGRPRLSVVSLEKLQGKLPLAAGSRDVATTPPATGGRGRKSVINPLAPEHQLTARAQERGRKEEASATVVARRKGKRKHETQKALPETGASKRKGALELASSAHRRPTKERNRSKSVSASTEQLPNIVRLGEALSKGAAKENKENSKLPPGRPPSTAGKKSSKPPEPVSSADTSPEGAGVIRRTRSASIALDPAEVKKLQQDAEDPAGKGTSHSSTPVRLHSAMHNEDSTSLDSMPLLKRIHSRAISRLQSVSTPTVLLEPLATSPKTPGRPRGRPRTTSPITATETPHSPTTGRGRPRTALAITGNTSSTSLERASSSPLSSPTSSPIVGVVPVGRKKQKRDGRKSVPPAIAESIDSAHLATRISSSSKSVTPTPPPGTVIPARLKRGKSDELLRAHQLEKPAKKARKDNASTEPSPEAVSAASRQRLPIVEPVEPEETAGHILQPASSTEELEHDPLPPDEGPSDFLRLSDTPSPTSSAETRDLPAGGGASGGGQRVASKKLPRKKYITAGLFSDCYKDDGTGGGGGGEGRAGPKTPPETLLPPPAYCERFLRRTVRDFQLPYDLWWLQENGKLPGRNAVPSWNYRKIRTNVYYDVKPNPSTDNPQCNCKPDSGCQDDCLNRMVYTECVPEHCPCGDRCRNTSIQRHEYAPGLERFMTEEKGWGIRSREPIGKGSFIMEYLGEVVTEREFKERMRTLYLNDTHHYCLNLDGGLVIDGHRMGSDCRFVNHSCAPNCEMQKWSVNGLFRMALFALRDIAPNEELCYDYNFSLFNPSEGQPCRCGSEQCRGVIGGKSQRIKPIPLGSSSGAGSAGHRNPAEAGADPDPAKSGGADGCSGGNGAGSGGTLVVELSPRSAARSRKRQAKKNQPMVHLNGTPLPTFHPPTVKERALIAEHHCFLLRNLNKIRRQKERTAAAAVVSAGGAATGGPGASTADGTAGAACSGADQASSGKPSLASQISALRCPRNIRTRGLAFVEDDPELEKTARIAVALKDICTEIATLKDDKGLPYIGKLQLPSKKKTPLYYERIPKPIDLPQIETNIEQGVYRMPKVFEDDLLIMLSNAIKYYGINSPEGIASEALKSHYYTCKQQQVPKLQAYIGEENELLRGFVPKKEPDEEAVGAAKPKRGRRQEQTEDIIRCICGLFKDEGLMIQCSKCLVWQHIECTKADPAVENYLCEKCEPREVNYEIPLNEFTEEGFQYYISLMRGKLQIRQTDTVYVLRDIPMSPDPENPSAPVRKHTYETIGKIEYSECDIFRVESLWKDKEGRRFVYGHHYLRPHETYHEPTRRFYPNEVMRVPLYEVIPIELVVDRCWVLDPITFCKGRPVDSSEPHVYICELRVDKSARLFSKISRHSHPVCMKSYAFHKFEQKLKIAKTFAPHDLGSLAHLLAIRDRQRKGSKKDEANGGQTAPGSAGSAGSGGGGFSAAGGSHSSGSKKMTPIVQLLPPPPKTGLSTERTHAVQPPTVEAKPGRSKTLAEKRNRLEQVLCRLMQKLALNPNALPAVDISYLLTGRGARLRRTNNSTPVPVI; this is encoded by the exons ATGACCGTCGTGAAAAGCAATACAACCGACGCCACCAATCCTGGGGATAACGTCAAATCGCCtctatcgtcatcatcgtcctcctcttcctcaTCCGACTCGGATGATGGATCGGACTCGTCGAGCGATTCCGATTCCTCGTCGGCATCTACGAGTAAGACCAGCAGCAAGCAGagcactggtggtggtggtccacCCGAAAAGCCCCAACAGTTTAGTGTTATGAG TTCCGATAGTGCCGGACTTCGAATGAAGATAGCTATTCCTCGAAGCCAATCCAATGCGACACCAACGCCTTCCCCTACGTCGCTCGGCCCaaaccatcagcagcaacaggatgTTCCGCCCCTCTCGGGAGCAGCAGCTGATCGGCGACAGAAAAGTGGTGAAACTGCTGCGAGCGAAACAACGGCTGCTGCAGCAACGACACAGGTTGTGCCACAAAACGCCCCCGGTAGTGATCCAAATGGGAAAAAAGCATCCACCGCTAACAGTGGAACGAGTGCCATCGGGGTGGAGAGCTCATCGAGCCGAGGTAGAACCGCATCCGCCCAACAAGTGTCTACCGAAGGCGGTAGTAAAATCATCCATCCTAAGCAGCACGCAAAAGCATCCGACAAAAGGGTTCACGAGCAGCGCGCAAGAACACTCCATTCCAGCAAGTCCACCAAACAGCGGTCGGCAGCTTCGGGGAATAatgggggtggtggtgtgggTCGAACGAAGAAAAGCGTCAGCGAAAGTGATTCCAGCTCGCCCAGCTCGTCGTTTTCGTCCTGCACGAGCAACAGTGATAGCGATTCGAGCAGCACCGCCGGTGACAATGGCAAACTTAGCGCGGGCGATAAATCTACTAAGCCAACGGTTGGAGGACGAAGTTCGGCCGCAACAAGCGCAAGGTCAAAATCGACGACCGTAGCGACGGGAAACGCTATCGCTGCgggaaagaagcaaaaaattcTGAAACGGAAAAAG GCAAATCGCAACGTATCATCCAGCAGTAgcgatgaggaggaggaggaggaggaagacgaACACCGGAGTGGGCGTAGCGGAAGCAAAAGTGGAGGCGCAgcaaaccgaacgaacgaattcACCAGCTCCGACACTAGCTCCTCCGATGAGGATGGCAAAAGATTCGCGACTGTCCGATCGAAGGCGAAACATATGCCCAACGCCAAATTGTCGGCCACTGCCAAAGGCGGTAAAGATGGCGGCCTTTTAACGATAGCAACAGGAGGGGGACTGTTGTTGAGCAGGCCTCCGCTGTCGACCTCGACACCAGCCAAACAACCCGGTGCATTCCCACCCTCATCGTCGGCAGGGGACGGTGGACTTACGGCCGAAGGTGGCTCGTGCTCTAGCGACAATGAACTGCCGGCTCTAGTCAGTGCAGCGATCCGCCGGGTGGAGAGTGGATCCGATGCGGAAAGCATCCGTGGCCTGTCCGCACCGACGCAACAGTACACGTCCAGCTTGCTGCGGGATTTTGTGGTGAAAACACAGATGCTCGGCACGGCCGGTGGAAACGCAGCCCTGGCAGGTGTTGGTGGATCGGCCGCCAATAGCGCTGTgggcggtggaggtggtggagcATCGCCATCTTCCTCGtcttcatcgtcgtcgtcctcgggatcatcgtcctcctcgtcctcctcgtcgaTAGAGGAAGGAGCGGATCCAGTGATAGGCAGTGCCGGTCCCGGACCGGGCGGTGGTCCGTTCGAGCTGGACGTTCGTAAAATCAAGACTGAATCTCCCGTAGCATCTTCCGCCGGTCGTAATACGCCACTGGTAAACGGTGGTACGGCGGGCATGAAATCGGACTTACAAGTGCCACCGGCTCCGGTCGCGAAACGGCGCGGTCGTCCTCCAAAATCTAGTTTGGCGATCGTGCCGCCTGCGGTGGCTGGAGCAAGACCGTCCGCATCAGCCCGATCGGTCGCCATTCCGACTGTGATTGAATCTCCCGATTCGGGGATTCTTTCGACGCACAGTTCCACTGGTTCGCCGAAAACGGACAAAACGAGACCCAATTCACACACGAGATCAGCCACCGGGACGAGCAGTTTGTCCTCGACGCGTCGCAGTAAATCGGAAGTGCGAGGCGGAGATGGTCCTAGCTTGAATGCGGTTCTTCCCGCCGGTGGAAACACACTACCCGCACCACCAACATCGTCCGGCAGTAGCACGCGAACGTCCAGCGCGTCATATTCACTGTCCTCCTGTCTCGATCGCAACACGTACGCTACCGAGCGAGTTCTCTATCCACCCCGCGGTCCTAAGAAGCGTGGCGTTGGTCGCCCGCCGAAGAAGGATTCGGCggcgcaacagcaacagtcaGCCGGTTCCGGCCGAGGGTCGGTAAATGGACCGCCGCCCCAACCGGAGGATCGTCTCGATCCGCACTGGCAGAAGATCGACATTAGCAAAAAGTTTCACGAACCGCGGCTCAGTGGCTATAAGAGCGATGGTGGACATTCGACCATTTGCTGCAGCAAGCGGCTGGCCTCTCAAAGCGGGTACATAAGCGATTATGGCGGTGTGGGTGCGAGTAGCGGCCGGAGTCGGCTTTCCGGCTACAAGTCGGACTACAGTACGCGGTCGCGAAGAAGCTGTAGTCGGGGGGCTGGAGGCTACCGGAGCGATTACGGCAGGGCTAAGAGCTGCGGGTATCGAAGCGATTGCAGTACCAGACACAGGAAGCAGGTACGGCGAAAACGGCGCAAGAAAGTgggccaccagcagcagcagcagcagcagcagcagcaaccacatcAGCATCCGCACGAACAGCAGCATCACAACAATAATCTTAGCGAGCGCAAGAACTACAATGCGTCCAgcgatggtggcggtggtggaggaaGCACGAAATCGGCCTCAGTCGGTGAGCTGGAGATCATGTTTATGGCCGGACTGACGCTGGGCAGTACGAGCGATGAGGATAGCAGCAGTACGAGCAGCagtacgagcagcagcagtgcggaGAGTCGCGAGAGCTTACTTTCGGACCATTCTGGCATCGGCCGTCCGGAAAGTGTGGTAGACAAGGGTGGCAAACGGACGGCGGGGAGGCCGCCTGAAAAGGGCCGGAAGGGCAGTGCGAAAGAGCAGGAAAACCCGAAAGCTAGAGCACAGCGAACGCCCCGAAAACCGACGCCACCGAAAACGGTCGCCAAGGGGCGCGTTGCGAAAGCTGCCACGAGAGCCGGCATTCGGGGCAAGAGCGCATCCTGCTCCTCCTCCACGACTCCGACGATTGATAGGAGGCGGAAGTCTACCCACGCTAAGAGCAGCAAGGAAGATGACCGATCGGACGAGGACGTGATAGGCCGTCGGCGGTTTGTTGGGGAGAGAAGTCGCTCGAAGCCTTCGCAAGCGAAGGATCCGGCGCCACCACCGGCGAAACCTTCAATCGCAGCGACGGCATCGGTAGCGCTGAAGCAAAAATCTTCCGCGCTGATCAAGAAACCACCGGGCACACGCGGTCGTCCACCGTCGGTGAAAAAACCGCCCTCCGCATCCGCATCGGCTGCATCGGCTGCCTCCTCGTCCGGCAAATCGCTTGGCAGTCTGAACGCTTTGCTCGCGCCTAAGAATCGCTCCACCCCCGTCATTCCAATCAACAACTTCGATCGTGTGTTTGCGTCGATGAGCAACAGCAAGGGACTGCAGCCACCGTCCGGTGCATCGGCCAACGAGTCTCAATCGGCCATCTACACCTTCTCCAGCTCGACCGTGGGGTCAAAAAATGCGTTCGCTACGTTTCTGCAACGGGGCGCATCGGAAGGTGGCCCAAAGGACGACACCGATGAGGGTGGCAAGCTGATGACGGTCAAGAAGCTTCCCCTGTCGAAGGCGAACGTGATCAAGAACTCGGAGGAGTGTAACCGTCGGTTTCAAAAGTCAAGCTCCTCGTTCGCGCTAactgtcggtggtggtggagggaTTGCCGGATCGGTCGATCTGCTGGCGCGCATTGCGGACGGTACGATCCCGAAAGCGTCGCCCACGAAATCCGTCTGCTCGAAGCGCAGCCGGAGGAAGAGCTGCACCAGCGACCGGTTGGAGGTGATGTCGGTGAAAAGCTACGGCATGATTGGAAGCTGCGGAAAGATTCGCCAGCGGCGCTTGAGCACGATGAGCCGGTGCAGTAGCCGGTCGGCTGGATCGAGGCATGCTGCGGCTAGGATGAGGCGGCGCAAGAAGCGGCTACGTTCGATGTCTGTTGCGCCCGGGGCCACGTCCGAAATGCTCAATGCTGGCGGTGCCGCTACCGCGTCCGGACTCGATCTGAAGTTCAACGTGGAGGTCGATCGGCTGAGCGAAAGCTTCGGTGGAATGTGTCGTATCGTTGGAGGAACGAACGAATCAGGGCCGTCGGTCAACACTGCTGACGATCCGACAACAGCAACCgctgctcctcctccttcggcagcagcagcaactggaAGTAGCGGCAAAGCACATCAAACGAAGCGTTCGGTGAAGAAGCGTAAAGCCTCGGAGCACGTGACGGATTCGCCATCGACGACCGGGGCAGGCAGTGCGGCGGGTGGTGGAGGTGCCGGTGGAACGAACGGGAATGGAGGTGGAGGTGGGGGCGGTGGAACGGGCAAACGACGCAACAAGAAGTCCGTACCGACGCAGAGTCCGGACGATCATAAGCTTCCGCTGAAGAAGCGGCACTATCTGCTGACGCCCGGCGAAAAGGGGAACAACAGTGATAACAACAGTGGAGTGGACGAGGggggggctggtggtggtggtggtggtggaggtacTGCGACCGGAGCTGCCGGATCCGGTGGTGGAAGTTCGGCCAGTGGCAGCTTTACCGGCAGTCATACGGTGTTGAACCCGTGCGCCTTCACCAGCGGGCGTTTGTCGGCAAACGCTGGGGCGGCTGGTTCGTCTCTGTCCGGAGCTGCCACCAAAGCCGTCACCCCTAAGAAGCGCCACCTATTGAAATCGCCCGAGCCTGGTCCCGTTCCAATTGACACGGAACTGCAGCTACAGCAGATAAAGTCGAGCAATTCTCCCTTGACGATCGTCAACGGAGGCGTGGTGGGGTCCGGGGTTGGAGATGCGGGAAGTTCGCCGTCGGAAGGCGGAGTATCGGTTGGACGGAAGGGTGCGAGCGAGTTTGCCACCGGAACGGGGAGTCCTTCCAGCGCCATCGGCCATTCCAACACCGGAGCTGGTGGAggcaaaaagaaacataatCGGCAGCAGGAAGCATCAGCTGCGACGGGGCACACCGGTCCAGCCGAGGCTCACAGTTCCGCTGgaagccatcatcatcaccatcatcatcgtacaACACCACCGGCCCGACCGTCGGTCATCCAATCGTCAGCCTCGGTACTCCCGTCCGGGGCGGCTTCTGCCGGACGGGTCTCTTCGCCCTCTTCCTCTGGGCAGCCACCGCCGGGAGTGTTTGAACCAACCGTGGACCTGGAGCTCGTGATACCACCTCCCACATCGATCCCCTCACTCATCGCCAAGGTGGAGATGCTCGATTCACCCCGCCTGGGCAAGGATTCGGCCAGTGCCGTCGGGTCCGGCCACGTCACCACCAAGCTCGAATCGGATGAACTGCAAGTCTTGACGGCAGCACAGCGAAAGGCTTCGTCCGTGGGCAGTGGGCTGCTCTCGACCGTCACCGCACCGTCCGCAGCATCGGAGAAGGTGCTCGAGAAGCTGCTCACCAAAACCGGTGCCCATCACTTGCTGCTGAAGAAAAAGCGCAAAAAACCCAACCGGACCGGCTTTCCcacggtgaagaagaagaagaagaaggtgccGGAGACTGATCCACCGGACGAAGCGGTGATCGATTTGAAGCCGGAAGTGGGCCCGGATCTATTCGACTCGTCCAACCTAACGCGTCACGTACCTTCGGAAGCGGAAAAGAGCCGCCTGAaggaaaagcagcagcaccagcaacaacaacacgctGGCAAGAACGCTTCCTGCGATCGTGTGCCGAAGGAGGGCGAGCCGACGGATAGCTTCATCGAGCGACACACGGGAGTGGGACGGCCGCGCTTGTCCGTGGTTAGTTTGGAGAAGTTGCAGGGTAAACTACCGCTCGCGGCGGGCAGCCGTGATGTAGCCACCACTCCACCGGCGACTGGTGGTCGGGGTCGCAAATCGGTCATAAATCCGCTGGCTCCAGAACACCAGCTGACGGCTAGAGCGCAGGAGCGCGGTCGTAAGGAGGAGGCGTCAGCGACAGTGGTCGCGAGACGGAAAGGAAAGCGAAAGCATGAAACGCAGAAGGCGCTACCGGAGACCGGCGCTAGCAAGCGCAAGGGAGCGCTGGAGCTTGCGAGCTCCGCACACCGTCGTCCGACAAAGGAACGCAATCGCAGCAAGAGCGTTTCGGCATCGACTGAACAGCTTCCGAACATCGTCCGGCTAGGGGAGGCCCTGTCGAAGGGTGCGGCTAAGGAGAACAAGGAAAACAGTAAGCTACCTCCTGGGAGACCGCCTTCGACGGCGGGGAAGAAATCCAGCAAACCGCCGGAACCCGTCTCGAGTGCCGACACATCTCCAGAGGGTGCAGGAGTTATTCGGCGTACGCGCAGCGCCTCGATAGCGCTTGACCCGGCGGAGGTGAAGAAGCTCCAGCAAGACGCTGAAGATCCCGCCGGCAAGGGGACGTCCCACTCGAGTACTCCCGTTCGGCTACACTCGGCAATGCACAACGAGGATTCGACGTCGCTGGACTCGATGCCGCTGTTGAAGCGTATCCATTCGCGGGCCATCTCACGCTTGCAGTCGGTGTCGACGCCCACCGTGCTGCTGGAACCGTTGGCGACCTCGCCGAAAACTCCCGGACGGCCACGGGGTCGtccccggaccacttcccccATCACGGCAACGGAAACACCGCATTCGCCAACCACTGGCCGTGGACGGCCGCGGACAGCGCTAGCGATCACTGGCAACACTTCATCCACTTCGCTGGAGCGTGCTTCATCGTCTCCCCTGTCCTCACCAACGTCAAGCCCGATTGTTGGAGTTGTGCCCGTGGGcagaaagaagcaaaagcgAGATGGTCGTAAATCTGTCCCTCCCGCTATTGCCGAATCAATCGATAGCGCTCATCTGGCGACCAGGATAAGCTCCTCCTCCAAGTCGGTAACACCGACACCACCACCCGGAACCGTGATTCCAGCACGCTTGAAGCGTGGTAAAAGTGACGAACTGCTGCGAGCGCACCAGCTCGAAAAGCCAGCCAAAAAGGCGCGCAAGGACAACGCTTCCACCGAGCCATCGCCCGAGGCGGTATCTGCAGCGTCCAGGCAGCGACTGCCGATCGTGGAACCAGTCGAGCCGGAAGAAACGGCTGGCCACATCCTGCAACCGGCTAGCTCCACCGAAGAGCTAGAGCACGATCCCCTTCCACCGGACGAGGGACCGTCCGACTTCCTGCGCCTAAGCGACACACCATCGCCTACCTCTTCCGCAGAAACGCGCGATCTTCCCGCCGGCGGTGGAGCGTCTGGCGGGGGGCAACGCGTTGCAAGTAAAAAGCTTCCGCGCAAGAAATACATCACGGCGGGTCTATTCTCCGACTGCTACAAGGACGATggcaccggtggtggtggtgggggggagggTCGTGCGGGGCCGAAAACGCCACCGGAAACGTTGCTTCCACCGCCAGCGTACTGTGAGCGCTTTTTGCGCCGCACCGTGCGCGACTTCCAGCTGCCGTACGATCTGTGGTGGTTGCAGGAGAACGGTAAGCTGCCCGGCAGGAACGCCGTGCCGAGCTGGAACTATCGCAAAATCCGCACCAACGTGTACTACGACGTAAAGCCGAACCCTTCGACGGATAATCCGCAGTGCAATTGTAAGCCGGACAGCGGGTGTCAGGACGATTGTCTGAATCGGATGGTGTACACCGAGTGTGTGCCGGAGCACTGTCCGTGTGGGGATCGCTGTCGCAATACGAGCATCCAGCGCCATGAGTATGCACCGGGGCTGGAACGGTTCATGACGGAGGAGAAGGGATGGGGCATACGGTCGCGGGAACCAATCGGCAAGGGAAGCTTCATCATGGAGTATCTCGGGGAGGTGGTGACGGAGCGAGAGTTCAAGGAGCGTATGCGCACGCTGTATCTGAACGACACGCATCACTACTGCCTGAACCTGGACGGGGGTCTGGTGATCGACGGGCATCGGATGGGGAGCGACTGTCGGTTCGTGAACCATTCTTGTGCACCGAACTGCGAGATGCAAAAGTGGTCCGTGAATGGATTGTTCCGGATGGCACTGTTCGCGTTGCGTGACATCGCGCCGAACGAGGAGCTGTGCTACGATTACAACTTCAGCCTGTTCAACCCGTCCGAGGGACAACCGTGCCGCTGCGGCTCGGAACAGTGTCGCGGTGTGATTGGGGGAAAGTCCCAGCGCATCAAACCAATCCCGCTGGGTTCGTCGTCCGGTGCGGGAAGTGCGGGACATCGCAATCCTGCTGAAGCCGGGGCCGACCCGGATCCAGCCAAGTCTGGAGGTGCTGATGGATGTTCGGGAGGAAATGGAGCCGGCAGTGGTGGCACGCTGGTGGTTGAGTTGAGTCCACGCAGTGCGGCCAGATCGCGCAAACGCCAGGCGAAGAAGAATCAACCGATGGTGCATCTTAACGGTACACCTCTGCCAACATTCCATCCACCGACGGTTAAAGAGCGGGCGCTAATCGCCGAACATCACTGCTTCTTGCTGCGCAATCTTAACAAGATCCGGCGCCAGAAGGAACGGACCGCAGCTGCAGCCGTAGTGTCGGCGGGTGGTGCAGCGACTGGTGGACCGGGAGCATCGACAGCCGATGGGACAGCCGGGGCAGCGTGCTCGGGAGCAGATCAAGCTAGTTCCGGCAAACCGTCGCTGGCCTCGCAGATATCTGCGCTACGCTGTCCACGCAACATCCGGACGCGAGGGCTCGCCTTCGTCGAAGATGACCCGGAGCTGGAGAAGACGGCACGGATCGCTGTGGCGCTGAAGGATATATGCACCGAAATTGCCACGCTCAAAG ACGATAAAGGACTTCCGTACATCGGTAAGCTTCAGCTACCGTCGAAGAAGAAAACTCCACTGTACTACGAACGTATCCCGAAACCGATCGATTTGCCGCAGATCGAGACCAACATCGAGCAGGGCGTGTACCGGATGCCGAAGGTGTTCGAGGACGATCTGCTGATCATGCTCAGCAACGCGATCAAGTACTACGGCATCAACTCCCCGGAAGGGATCGCTTCGGAAGCGCTCAAATCCCACTACTACACCtgcaaacagcagcaggtgCCGAAGCTGCAGGCCTACATCGGCGAGGAGAACGAGCTGCTGCGTGGCTTCGTGCCGAAGAAGGAACCGGACGAGGAAGCGGTCGGGGCGGCGAAACCGAAACGAGGCCGCCGGCAGGAGCAGACGGAAGACATTATACGCTGCATCTGTGGGCTGTTCAAGGACGAGGGTCTCATGATCCAATGCTCCAAGTGTCTCGTCTGGCAGCACATCGAGTGCACCAAGGCCGACCCGGCGGTGGAGAACTATCTGTGCGAGAAGTGTGAACCGCGCGAGGTAAACTACGAGATTCCGCTGAACGAGTTCACCGAGGAAGGTTTCCAGTACTACATCTCGCTCATGCGCGGCAAGCTGCAGATTCGTCAAACGGACACGGTGTACGTGTTGCGGGACATACCGATGTCACCCGATCCGGAAAATCCGAGTGCACCCGTGCGGAAACACACGTACGAAACGATTGGCAAAATCGAGTACAGCGAGTGTGACATCTTTCGCGTGGAAAGTCTGTGGAAGGATAAGGAGGGACGACGGTTCGTGTACGGCCATCACTACCTGCGGCCGCACGAGACGTACCACGAGCCGACGCGGCGCTTCTACCCGAACGAGGTGATGCGCGTGCCGCTGTACGAGGTGATCCCGATCGAGCTGGTGGTCGATCGGTGCTGGGTGCTGGATCCGATCACGTTCTGCAAGGGACGGCCGGTCGACAGTTCCGAGCCGCACGTTTACATCTGCGAGCTGCGCGTCGATAAGAGTGCGCGCCTGTTTTCCAAGATCTCGCGCCACTCGCACCCGGTGTGCATGAAGTCGTACGCGTTCCACAAGTTTGAGCAGAAGcttaaaatagcaaaaacaTTCGCG CCCCACGATCTTGGTTCGTTGGCCCATTTGCTTGCGATACGCGACAGGCAAAGGAAGGGCTCGAAGAAGGACGAAGCGAATGGGGGCCAAACGGCGCCGGGATCGGCCGGTAGCGCTGGTTCTGGCGGTGGTGGGTTCAGTGCAGCCGGAGGAAGCCATTCGAGTGG